From the Acinetobacter wanghuae genome, one window contains:
- a CDS encoding multifunctional CCA addition/repair protein, which yields MQVYLVGGAVRDHLLGHPYHEKDYVVVGATPDQLLSAGYQPVGKDFPVFLHPETKEEYALARTERKSGTGYHGFAFYTDVSVTLEEDLIRRDLTINAMAMDDDGNIYDPYGGQADLKQRLLRHVSEAFVEDPLRVLRIARFAARYHRLDFKVAPETLSLMQTLSESGELNALTPERVWKETSRALMERDADVYFEVLRSCGALKVLFPEIDALFGIPQRPEYHPEIDCGIHTLMSLQQACRQNYSLDVRFAVLVHDLGKALTPQDEWPRHIMHEERGVKPVTEVCDRLKVPTNTKQLAIAVCKEHLKCHQALNLKPGTLWRLLQRLDVLRRPERVEAFIQACECDSRGRLGLENRDYAQAQYVREAMELVRNIKAQDLPPEVKGADIGEMLIERRIHALAELKEQHSAVI from the coding sequence ATGCAAGTTTATTTAGTAGGCGGTGCAGTTCGGGATCACTTGCTCGGACACCCCTATCACGAAAAAGATTATGTCGTTGTCGGTGCAACACCCGACCAATTACTTTCCGCGGGTTATCAACCTGTTGGGAAAGATTTTCCTGTGTTTTTACATCCCGAAACAAAAGAAGAATATGCACTTGCACGCACGGAACGTAAATCTGGCACGGGCTATCATGGCTTTGCCTTTTATACAGACGTCAGTGTCACCCTAGAAGAAGATCTTATTCGTCGTGATTTAACCATTAATGCCATGGCGATGGATGATGATGGAAATATCTACGATCCCTACGGCGGTCAAGCCGATTTAAAGCAACGTTTATTACGTCACGTTTCCGAGGCCTTTGTCGAAGATCCATTACGTGTACTGCGTATTGCGCGTTTTGCTGCACGTTATCATCGTTTAGATTTTAAAGTTGCGCCTGAAACCCTAAGCTTAATGCAAACATTGTCTGAATCTGGTGAATTGAATGCGCTGACACCTGAACGTGTCTGGAAAGAAACCTCCCGCGCACTGATGGAACGTGATGCAGATGTCTACTTTGAAGTATTACGTTCTTGCGGTGCTTTAAAGGTTTTATTCCCTGAAATCGATGCGCTATTTGGAATTCCACAGCGCCCTGAATATCATCCAGAAATTGACTGTGGTATTCACACCCTAATGTCCTTACAGCAGGCATGTCGTCAAAATTACAGCTTAGATGTGCGTTTTGCCGTATTAGTACACGACTTAGGTAAAGCCCTAACACCACAGGATGAATGGCCACGTCATATCATGCATGAAGAACGTGGCGTCAAACCCGTCACTGAAGTATGTGATCGTTTGAAAGTGCCAACAAATACCAAGCAACTCGCTATTGCGGTATGTAAAGAACATTTAAAATGTCATCAAGCATTGAATTTAAAGCCCGGCACACTATGGCGTCTCTTACAACGTTTAGATGTATTACGTCGTCCTGAACGAGTAGAAGCCTTTATTCAAGCCTGTGAATGTGACTCTCGTGGTCGTTTAGGTTTAGAAAATCGGGATTATGCTCAAGCACAATATGTTCGTGAAGCCATGGAATTGGTGCGTAATATTAAAGCACAAGACCTACCACCCGAGGTCAAAGGTGCGGACATTGGTGAAATGCTGATTGAACGTCGGATTCATGCTTTGGCAGAACTCAAAGAACAGCATAGTGCAGTTATCTAA
- a CDS encoding GNAT family N-acetyltransferase, translating to MRFHIRPLLLDQDLHDIHQLTTQLGYPTTLDNIQKRWQLLHQRAGYETLVITDGTRVLGYAGLIEQYTWEFDDGYFRIQAFVIDEAYRGQGLGKQLIQAIQELAKQRGLKRLLVNSGNRPERYPAHAFYKNLGFEEYSLGFTKYLNDQPE from the coding sequence ATGCGCTTTCACATCCGCCCTTTGCTTCTTGATCAAGATTTGCATGATATTCATCAATTGACCACGCAATTGGGCTATCCGACTACTTTAGATAATATTCAAAAACGATGGCAATTGCTCCATCAACGTGCAGGCTATGAAACTTTAGTCATTACAGATGGAACGCGTGTACTTGGTTATGCTGGTTTGATTGAGCAATACACATGGGAATTTGATGATGGCTATTTCAGGATTCAAGCCTTTGTTATAGATGAAGCTTATCGTGGGCAAGGCTTGGGCAAACAACTCATTCAAGCGATTCAAGAGTTAGCGAAACAGCGTGGCTTAAAAAGATTATTAGTCAACAGTGGAAATAGACCTGAGCGTTACCCTGCACACGCTTTTTATAAAAATTTAGGATTTGAAGAATACAGTCTGGGCTTCACCAAGTATCTGAATGATCAGCCTGAATAG
- the epmA gene encoding EF-P lysine aminoacylase EpmA gives MSISYQPTCDLNAIKARANMYAQLRQFFAERDVLEVETPILSQAGVTDVHLASVQAQRHVLGKLSTHYLQTSPEFAMKRLLASGSGPIYQICKVFRDDEHGRKHNSEFTMLEWYRPDFSLKDLMFEVSDLLNVTLKARFGEVRPTILSYKHAFMDRLELNPLQATLKELKDCCRRVGLNLDLGDDRLAYIDLLFSHMVEPSLGFDTAVFLTDFPPEMASLAKTKLDEDGELVAARFELYIEGLELANAYDELIDADVLRSRFEADNVEREKQGLHVMPIDEYLLAALPHMSECSGIALGIDRLLMIATNQMKLEKVITFPADIS, from the coding sequence GTGAGCATTTCATATCAACCAACCTGTGATTTAAATGCCATCAAAGCCCGTGCCAACATGTATGCACAACTACGTCAATTTTTTGCTGAACGTGATGTGTTAGAAGTGGAAACGCCAATTTTGTCACAAGCAGGGGTGACAGATGTACATTTAGCGTCAGTACAAGCACAGCGACATGTGTTAGGGAAGCTGAGTACGCATTACTTGCAAACTTCGCCTGAATTCGCCATGAAGCGACTTTTAGCGAGTGGCAGTGGTCCAATATACCAAATCTGTAAAGTCTTCCGTGACGACGAGCATGGGCGTAAACACAACAGTGAATTCACCATGTTGGAATGGTATCGCCCAGACTTTAGCTTAAAAGACCTGATGTTTGAGGTGAGTGATTTATTGAATGTCACCTTAAAAGCCCGTTTTGGCGAGGTTCGTCCAACGATTTTGAGTTATAAACATGCGTTTATGGATCGTTTAGAATTGAATCCGCTGCAAGCGACATTAAAAGAACTAAAAGATTGTTGTCGCCGTGTGGGTTTAAATCTTGATTTAGGGGATGATCGCTTAGCGTATATCGACTTATTGTTCTCACATATGGTCGAACCGAGCCTAGGGTTTGATACAGCGGTCTTTTTAACGGACTTTCCACCAGAAATGGCTTCTCTTGCTAAAACCAAGCTGGATGAAGATGGGGAACTGGTTGCTGCGCGATTCGAGCTGTATATTGAAGGCTTAGAACTTGCCAATGCCTATGATGAGTTGATTGATGCGGATGTACTCCGTTCACGTTTTGAAGCCGATAACGTAGAACGTGAAAAACAAGGCTTACATGTGATGCCAATTGATGAATATCTGCTAGCGGCATTACCACATATGAGCGAATGTTCAGGCATTGCACTTGGGATTGATCGTTTATTAATGATTGCGACCAATCAAATGAAGCTTGAGAAAGTGATTACGTTCCCCGCAGATATTTCTTAA
- a CDS encoding 4-phosphoerythronate dehydrogenase yields the protein MKIIADENLAFTDYFFAEFGDINARAGRTLTAVDVNDADALLVRSVTQVNQNLIAHSQIKFVGSATIGTDHLDIPVLEQQGVTWSNAAGCNAQAVAEYVITALLYVRPQLLDANDTFTLGIVGLGNVGSRLAFMAKLLGWNVIGYDPFVQRDPIEQVEFTELLKQADAISIHVPLTKDGEHPTYHLFNADSLSQMQPQAILINSARGAVVEEQALIQDIQKTQRQVVLDVFEHEPVIQENVLDLITLVTPHIAGYSLEGKARGTQMIYDAFCQKFGFIAHKKFETQLPICAQYFDQADLKTILKQHLTEIYDIQCDDANLRACVKDGIVEQKAFDYLRKTYPLRREWAAHGGPKA from the coding sequence ATGAAAATTATCGCAGATGAAAATCTGGCATTTACCGATTATTTCTTTGCTGAGTTTGGCGATATTAATGCGCGTGCAGGGCGTACCTTAACCGCGGTTGATGTAAATGATGCGGATGCTTTATTGGTGCGTTCAGTGACCCAAGTCAATCAAAACCTGATTGCGCATAGTCAGATTAAATTTGTCGGTAGTGCAACCATTGGCACAGATCATTTAGATATTCCTGTTTTAGAGCAACAGGGGGTTACTTGGAGTAATGCCGCAGGCTGTAACGCACAAGCGGTTGCAGAATATGTGATTACTGCACTTTTATATGTACGTCCTCAACTCCTTGATGCCAATGATACTTTTACTTTAGGTATTGTCGGTTTAGGTAATGTCGGTTCGCGTTTGGCTTTTATGGCGAAACTTTTGGGTTGGAATGTGATTGGTTACGATCCATTTGTACAGCGTGACCCCATTGAACAGGTCGAATTTACAGAACTGCTCAAACAAGCAGATGCGATCAGCATTCATGTGCCCCTTACAAAAGATGGCGAACATCCGACCTATCATTTATTTAATGCTGATAGTTTAAGTCAAATGCAGCCTCAAGCGATCTTGATTAATTCTGCACGCGGTGCTGTGGTTGAAGAACAAGCACTGATTCAAGATATTCAAAAGACACAAAGGCAAGTGGTGCTCGATGTCTTTGAGCACGAACCCGTGATTCAAGAAAATGTATTGGATCTCATCACTTTGGTGACACCGCACATTGCCGGTTATAGCTTGGAAGGTAAAGCACGCGGTACACAAATGATTTATGATGCCTTTTGCCAAAAATTTGGCTTCATTGCGCATAAAAAATTCGAAACGCAACTGCCGATATGTGCACAGTATTTTGATCAAGCTGACCTTAAAACGATTTTAAAACAGCATTTAACGGAAATTTATGACATTCAGTGTGATGATGCGAATTTACGTGCTTGCGTAAAAGATGGCATCGTTGAGCAAAAAGCCTTTGATTATTTACGTAAAACTTATCCACTGCGCCGTGAGTGGGCAGCCCATGGAGGTCCAAAAGCGTGA
- the greB gene encoding transcription elongation factor GreB, which yields MKSNLITRGGHDKLVAELKNLWHEERPEITRKVNWAASLGDRSENADYQYNKQILRKIDRRVRYLGKRLEELRIIDFSPEQAGKVYFGAWVDIENDEGESKTIRIVGVDEIYDHHPQHISIDSPMSRALLGKQVDDEAEVMTPSGKKIWYINAIRYDPSENPVDSNH from the coding sequence ATGAAATCTAATCTCATTACCCGTGGTGGTCACGATAAATTGGTGGCAGAACTTAAGAATCTGTGGCACGAAGAACGCCCTGAAATTACCCGCAAAGTAAATTGGGCTGCGAGTCTCGGCGATCGGTCGGAAAACGCCGATTACCAATATAACAAACAAATTTTGCGTAAAATTGACCGTCGGGTACGTTACTTAGGCAAGCGCCTCGAAGAGTTACGGATTATTGATTTTTCGCCTGAACAAGCGGGCAAAGTTTATTTTGGTGCTTGGGTGGATATTGAAAATGATGAAGGTGAGAGCAAAACCATTCGTATTGTCGGTGTCGATGAAATTTATGATCATCACCCACAGCATATTTCAATCGATTCACCGATGTCTCGTGCCTTGCTCGGCAAACAAGTAGATGATGAAGCTGAAGTCATGACACCGTCAGGTAAGAAAATCTGGTACATCAATGCCATTCGCTATGATCCCTCAGAAAACCCTGTAGATTCAAATCATTGA
- a CDS encoding transglycosylase SLT domain-containing protein, translating into MHSSSTSGSRLCLHSFSSLSIKALALSTAIIPFHSINASKTTHQFDHVVNSNKLVVVAVKNPTTIFQNGNQMHGFGYDLVRTYAHSLNVQLDFQVVNDNATALKWVKQGKANLAMTTADYKVIESKHLMMFSATCGDDASMQANGLNANLNWVFKSAEDPLSQTASDFICRSKQNGATKQLASFYNRNVVKPESWDTIQRDLNKRLPIYQASFKKTAKQYDLDWHLLAAIGYQESYLKPNSVSPTGVRGIMMLTNSTAKAMGVSNRVDATQSIQGGAKYYDQMLSRYAHIPLPDRNWYALIAYNMGPGAVDQIQKRVRAQGKNANQWVNVYAYLARNKASNARFGQALQYVTRIRSYLEHIKSTPQWVSV; encoded by the coding sequence ATGCACAGTAGTTCAACTTCTGGGTCGAGGCTTTGCCTTCACTCTTTTTCTTCTCTCTCGATTAAAGCGCTTGCCTTAAGCACCGCAATTATTCCGTTTCATAGTATTAATGCCAGTAAAACCACCCATCAGTTTGATCATGTGGTGAACAGTAATAAACTCGTCGTCGTTGCGGTGAAAAATCCCACCACGATTTTTCAAAATGGCAATCAAATGCATGGTTTTGGTTATGACCTTGTACGCACTTATGCACATAGTTTAAATGTTCAACTTGATTTTCAGGTGGTTAACGATAATGCCACGGCTTTAAAATGGGTCAAACAAGGCAAAGCCAATTTGGCGATGACCACCGCTGACTATAAGGTGATCGAGTCTAAACATTTAATGATGTTTTCAGCAACCTGCGGTGATGATGCATCGATGCAAGCCAATGGCTTAAATGCAAATTTGAATTGGGTATTTAAATCTGCTGAAGATCCTTTAAGCCAAACAGCAAGTGATTTTATTTGTCGTAGTAAACAAAATGGCGCCACTAAACAATTGGCATCATTTTATAATCGCAATGTGGTGAAGCCTGAATCATGGGATACCATTCAACGCGATCTCAATAAACGTTTACCGATTTATCAAGCCAGCTTTAAGAAAACCGCAAAACAGTATGATTTAGACTGGCATTTATTGGCTGCAATTGGTTATCAAGAATCATATTTGAAACCTAATTCTGTTTCACCGACTGGTGTACGTGGCATTATGATGTTGACCAATAGCACTGCCAAAGCGATGGGTGTCAGCAATCGCGTGGATGCCACACAAAGCATTCAAGGCGGTGCCAAGTACTATGATCAAATGCTCAGTCGTTATGCCCACATTCCACTCCCCGATCGGAATTGGTATGCATTGATTGCCTATAACATGGGTCCTGGTGCAGTCGATCAGATTCAAAAGCGTGTTCGTGCCCAAGGCAAAAATGCGAATCAGTGGGTCAACGTCTATGCTTATTTAGCGCGGAATAAAGCGTCAAATGCACGTTTCGGTCAAGCCTTGCAATATGTAACCCGTATCCGTTCGTATTTGGAACATATTAAATCTACACCGCAATGGGTCAGTGTTTAA
- a CDS encoding SCP2 sterol-binding domain-containing protein has translation MPAFLTDDWFSTVETLTAQAGDLNLPPALANLAINLVVADAAGNTELALDGGAIKKGLSSNAKTTLNMDAETLRKVFLEFDMAAAMQAFMTGKIKVQGDMSQLMALQTAKPSQEQKDLFKKVLEQTA, from the coding sequence ATGCCTGCTTTTTTAACTGATGATTGGTTTTCAACTGTCGAAACACTTACTGCACAAGCAGGTGATTTAAACTTGCCACCAGCGCTTGCAAATCTTGCAATTAACTTAGTGGTTGCTGATGCTGCAGGGAATACCGAGTTAGCATTGGATGGTGGTGCAATCAAAAAAGGTTTGTCTTCAAATGCAAAAACCACATTGAACATGGATGCTGAAACATTACGTAAAGTATTCCTTGAGTTTGATATGGCTGCGGCAATGCAAGCATTTATGACAGGCAAAATCAAAGTTCAAGGCGACATGTCTCAATTGATGGCATTGCAAACGGCTAAACCAAGCCAAGAACAAAAAGATTTGTTTAAGAAAGTACTTGAGCAAACTGCTTAA
- the ttcA gene encoding tRNA 2-thiocytidine(32) synthetase TtcA, with protein MFSPVESEQGFNFKPELPTSSAYYRLLKKLRRQVGHAIRDFKMIEEGDKVMVCISGGKDSYTLLDIMLQFKRISPVKFDVVAVNLDQKQPGFPEDVLPRYLEENNIPYYILEKDTYSITKKLTPEGKTYCAVCSRLRRGSLYGFAQEIGATKVALGHHRDDILATFFLNLFHGGSLKAMPPKLLSSDKKNILIRPLAYVEEKDIIKYAEMRQFPIIPCNLCGSQENLQRAMLNDMLRGWDKEFPKRLHSIFGALQNVSPSQLADRELFDFEALDSQREFDFKGSCSTEEAVEGESESKRINMVNLGFVAD; from the coding sequence ATGTTCTCGCCAGTTGAATCCGAACAAGGATTTAATTTCAAACCGGAATTACCAACAAGCTCTGCGTATTATCGTTTGTTGAAAAAGCTTCGCCGCCAAGTGGGGCACGCTATTCGTGATTTTAAAATGATCGAAGAAGGCGACAAAGTCATGGTCTGTATTTCTGGTGGTAAAGACAGTTATACCTTGCTTGATATTATGTTGCAGTTTAAGCGTATCTCACCGGTCAAATTTGACGTGGTCGCGGTTAATCTGGATCAAAAGCAGCCGGGCTTCCCTGAAGATGTATTACCACGTTATTTAGAAGAAAATAACATTCCGTATTATATTCTTGAAAAAGATACCTACAGCATTACCAAGAAGTTGACGCCTGAAGGTAAAACGTATTGTGCAGTGTGCTCACGCTTACGTCGTGGTTCATTGTATGGTTTCGCGCAAGAAATTGGTGCAACCAAAGTGGCTTTAGGTCATCACCGTGATGATATTTTGGCAACGTTCTTCTTGAACTTGTTCCATGGCGGTAGCTTAAAAGCGATGCCACCAAAACTGTTGTCGTCGGATAAAAAGAATATCTTGATTCGTCCATTGGCTTATGTGGAAGAAAAAGACATCATCAAATATGCCGAGATGCGTCAGTTCCCAATTATTCCGTGTAATTTGTGTGGTTCTCAAGAAAACCTACAACGTGCCATGCTTAATGACATGTTACGTGGTTGGGATAAAGAGTTTCCGAAACGCTTACACAGCATTTTTGGTGCACTGCAAAACGTGTCACCATCGCAATTGGCTGACCGTGAGTTGTTCGACTTTGAAGCCTTAGATTCACAACGTGAGTTTGACTTTAAAGGTTCATGCTCAACGGAAGAAGCAGTTGAAGGTGAAAGTGAAAGCAAACGTATCAATATGGTCAATCTTGGTTTTGTAGCTGATTAA
- a CDS encoding lytic transglycosylase domain-containing protein produces MKIKLRVMGSHLLGSLLMLNCFTVVYAGQTIYQLKDSNGTTLLTNKKSRYNHMQVEKKTYYPDSNIHSYSNWGSSESAVLPSYSKNKNAFDNIIRQASQKYGVSEGLIKAVMHTESGFNVNARSPVGAQGLMQLMPATARRFNVTNPYDPYQNIMAGTKYLAWLMKRFNGNVRFALAGYNAGEGNVAKYGDVPPFRETQDYVRRVNSRYQNLYAQGLGSISSSNQNSARVIASSDMDQQTAAHHNTTAAQVPKHQRQIILTADGRYTDAPMGSYATANASASAKLYISE; encoded by the coding sequence ATGAAAATAAAATTACGTGTTATGGGGTCACATCTGTTGGGCAGTTTACTAATGCTAAATTGCTTCACCGTGGTGTATGCAGGTCAAACCATCTATCAACTTAAGGATAGTAATGGCACAACACTGCTGACCAATAAAAAAAGCCGTTATAACCACATGCAAGTGGAAAAGAAAACCTATTATCCTGACAGTAATATTCATAGTTACAGCAATTGGGGTTCAAGCGAATCTGCAGTGCTGCCGAGTTACAGTAAAAACAAAAATGCCTTTGACAATATTATTCGCCAAGCGTCACAAAAATACGGCGTTTCCGAAGGTTTAATTAAAGCCGTGATGCATACGGAATCTGGTTTTAACGTCAATGCACGCTCACCCGTCGGCGCACAAGGACTGATGCAGCTCATGCCAGCTACGGCGCGTCGCTTTAATGTTACGAATCCTTATGATCCCTACCAAAATATTATGGCAGGCACCAAATATTTAGCTTGGTTAATGAAACGTTTTAATGGCAATGTGCGCTTTGCACTCGCAGGCTATAATGCGGGTGAAGGCAATGTCGCCAAATATGGCGATGTACCACCATTTCGTGAAACACAAGATTATGTGCGCCGTGTGAATAGTCGTTACCAAAACTTATATGCACAAGGTCTAGGCTCAATCTCAAGTTCCAATCAAAATTCGGCACGCGTCATCGCCAGTTCAGACATGGATCAGCAGACAGCAGCTCATCACAATACCACTGCGGCTCAAGTACCTAAACATCAAAGACAGATTATTCTGACCGCAGATGGTCGCTATACCGATGCACCGATGGGCTCGTATGCCACAGCAAATGCCAGCGCATCTGCT